One Pseudomonas tolaasii NCPPB 2192 genomic window carries:
- the bkdR gene encoding Bkd operon transcriptional regulator BkdR: MRKLDRTDIGILNALQENARITNSDLARSVNLSPTPCFNRVKAMEELGLIRDQVTLLDADLLGLHVNVFIHVSLEKQNELALQQFEGAIADRPEVMECYLMAGDPDYLIRVLVPTIQSLERFMMDFLTKVPGVANIRSSFALKQVRYKTALPLPANGINLGS; the protein is encoded by the coding sequence ATGCGCAAACTGGACCGTACCGATATCGGCATTCTCAACGCCTTGCAGGAGAACGCCCGCATCACCAACTCCGACCTGGCCCGTTCGGTGAACCTGTCGCCCACGCCGTGTTTCAACCGGGTGAAGGCGATGGAGGAATTGGGGCTGATTCGCGACCAGGTCACGCTGCTCGACGCCGATTTGCTGGGACTGCACGTCAATGTGTTCATCCACGTAAGCCTGGAAAAACAGAACGAGCTGGCGCTGCAACAGTTTGAGGGGGCGATTGCCGATCGGCCGGAAGTGATGGAGTGCTACCTGATGGCGGGTGACCCGGATTACCTGATCCGGGTGCTGGTGCCGACGATTCAGTCGCTGGAGCGTTTCATGATGGACTTTTTGACCAAGGTGCCGGGGGTGGCGAACATTCGGTCGAGCTTTGCGCTTAAGCAAGTGCGCTACAAAACCGCACTGCCATTGCCCGCAAACGGCATCAACCTCGGTTCCTGA
- a CDS encoding MBL fold metallo-hydrolase translates to MPALIQAFLDDASSTYTYVVYEADGGLCAIVDSVLNYDPASGRTDTRQADKVIAFVREHSLQVQWLLETHAHADHLSAAPYLRRALGGKIAIGQSISKVQDVFKNLFNLEPEFRVDGSQFDHLFAPDEVFHIGNLKAQALHVPGHTPADMAYLIDGRLILVGDTLFMPDVGTARCDFPGGDARQLYASMRKLLAFPLETELYVCHDYPPEGREAKCLTTVAEQRAGNIHVHDGVDETAFVEMRTNRDAGLGMPTLLLPAIQVNVRAGNMPPAEENGVTYLKIPLNQL, encoded by the coding sequence ATGCCAGCGCTGATTCAAGCCTTTCTGGACGACGCCTCTTCGACCTACACCTACGTCGTTTATGAAGCCGATGGCGGCCTCTGTGCCATCGTCGACTCGGTGCTCAACTACGACCCGGCCTCGGGGCGTACCGACACACGGCAGGCCGACAAGGTGATCGCCTTCGTGCGCGAGCACAGCCTGCAGGTGCAATGGCTGCTGGAAACCCATGCCCACGCCGACCACCTGTCGGCCGCGCCCTACTTGCGCCGGGCGTTGGGCGGCAAGATCGCCATCGGCCAGTCCATCAGCAAGGTGCAGGACGTCTTCAAAAACCTGTTCAACCTGGAGCCGGAGTTTCGCGTGGACGGCTCGCAGTTCGACCACCTGTTCGCACCGGATGAAGTCTTCCACATCGGAAACCTCAAGGCACAAGCGCTGCACGTGCCCGGCCACACCCCGGCCGACATGGCCTACCTGATCGACGGCCGTTTGATTCTGGTGGGCGACACCCTGTTCATGCCCGACGTAGGCACCGCCCGCTGCGATTTCCCCGGCGGCGATGCACGGCAGTTGTATGCCTCGATGCGCAAGTTGCTGGCCTTCCCGCTCGAAACCGAACTGTACGTGTGCCACGACTACCCACCCGAAGGCCGCGAGGCCAAATGCCTGACCACCGTCGCCGAACAGCGCGCGGGGAATATTCATGTGCATGACGGCGTGGATGAAACGGCGTTCGTCGAGATGCGCACCAACCGGGATGCGGGCCTGGGCATGCCGACATTGCTGCTGCCAGCGATCCAGGTGAATGTGCGGGCGGGGAACATGCCACCGGCGGAAGAGAATGGGGTGACTTACCTGAAGATCCCCCTCAACCAGCTCTGA
- a CDS encoding ArsR/SmtB family transcription factor: MESTLSEGEVAQLRASASKACSLLKALANEDRLLILCQLTQGERNVGELEALTGVRQPTLSQQLGILRDEGLVATRREGKYIFYGLASHEVIQVMKTLSGLYCGAVMKSWA, encoded by the coding sequence ATGGAATCTACTCTGAGTGAAGGCGAAGTCGCCCAGTTGCGCGCGTCGGCGTCCAAGGCCTGCTCGCTGCTCAAGGCGCTGGCCAATGAAGACCGTTTGTTGATCCTCTGCCAGTTGACCCAGGGCGAGCGCAACGTCGGCGAGCTCGAAGCGTTGACCGGCGTACGCCAGCCTACGCTGTCGCAACAATTGGGCATCCTGCGTGACGAAGGGTTGGTCGCCACCCGTCGGGAAGGCAAATACATTTTCTACGGGCTGGCCAGCCACGAAGTGATTCAAGTGATGAAAACCCTGTCCGGGCTGTACTGCGGCGCGGTGATGAAAAGCTGGGCGTGA
- a CDS encoding FAD/NAD(P)-binding oxidoreductase yields MNDQHGGPTISGDIVVIGGGSAGIGLLASLLKRDPHLNIILIEPSEFHCYQPAWTLVGGGAYDVKKTRRPLADVLPHGVTWVQAAVTELLPDEHTLVLDSGQRVSWTNLIVCPGLRLAWEKIEGLQDTLGQNGVTSNYSYQHAAYTWQLVQQLKGGKAIFTQPAMPIKCAGAPQKALYLSCDHWLKQGVLNTINVEFNLAGAALFGVPTFVPPLMKYIEKYNAHLAFNSNLIKVDGPARQAWFEVKDADGNVTVEEKTFDLLHVVPPQVSPDFIRQSPLADAAGWCEVNPQSLQHLRYPHIFGLGDVCGTTNAKTAAAVRKQIVVVAENLLALRKQAPLPLKYDGYGSCPLTVEKGKVVLAEFGYGGKLLPTFPLDPTRARRSMWFLKATLLPWFYWNGMLKGREWLTRLSKVD; encoded by the coding sequence ATGAATGACCAACACGGTGGCCCAACCATCAGTGGCGATATCGTAGTCATCGGCGGCGGCTCGGCGGGCATTGGCCTGCTGGCCAGCCTGCTCAAGCGCGACCCCCACCTCAACATCATCCTCATCGAACCGAGTGAGTTCCACTGCTACCAGCCGGCCTGGACGCTGGTAGGCGGCGGCGCCTACGACGTAAAGAAGACCCGTCGCCCGCTGGCCGACGTGCTGCCCCATGGCGTCACCTGGGTGCAAGCCGCTGTTACCGAGTTGTTGCCCGACGAGCACACCCTGGTGCTCGACAGCGGCCAGCGCGTGAGCTGGACAAACCTCATCGTGTGCCCCGGCCTGCGCCTGGCCTGGGAGAAAATCGAAGGGCTGCAAGACACCCTTGGCCAGAACGGCGTCACCTCCAATTACAGCTACCAGCACGCCGCCTACACCTGGCAACTGGTGCAGCAACTCAAGGGCGGCAAGGCGATTTTTACCCAGCCGGCCATGCCGATCAAATGCGCGGGCGCGCCGCAAAAAGCCCTGTACCTGTCCTGTGATCACTGGCTCAAACAGGGCGTTCTGAACACCATCAACGTGGAGTTCAACCTGGCGGGCGCTGCACTGTTCGGCGTGCCGACCTTTGTGCCGCCCTTGATGAAGTACATCGAAAAGTACAACGCGCACCTGGCCTTCAATTCCAACCTGATCAAGGTTGATGGCCCGGCACGCCAGGCCTGGTTCGAAGTGAAGGACGCCGACGGTAACGTCACTGTCGAAGAAAAGACCTTCGACCTGCTGCACGTGGTCCCGCCGCAAGTTTCCCCGGATTTCATCCGCCAAAGCCCGCTGGCCGACGCCGCTGGTTGGTGCGAGGTGAACCCGCAGAGCCTGCAACATCTGCGTTACCCGCACATCTTTGGGCTGGGCGATGTGTGCGGCACCACCAACGCGAAAACCGCTGCGGCGGTGCGCAAGCAAATCGTGGTGGTGGCCGAAAACCTGCTGGCCCTGCGCAAACAGGCGCCGTTGCCGCTCAAGTACGATGGCTATGGTTCCTGCCCGCTGACGGTAGAGAAGGGCAAGGTGGTGCTGGCCGAGTTCGGTTATGGCGGCAAGCTGCTGCCGACCTTTCCGCTGGACCCGACCCGGGCGCGCCGTTCAATGTGGTTCCTAAAGGCGACGCTGCTGCCGTGGTTCTACTGGAACGGCATGCTCAAGGGCCGCGAGTGGCTGACCCGCTTGAGCAAGGTGGATTGA
- a CDS encoding sulfite exporter TauE/SafE family protein, which produces MLLASMLGVLMGLVMGLTGAGGGILGVPALVLGLGLSMTQAAPVSLLAVGAAAAVGAIDGLRHGLVRYRAALLIALLGALFSPLGVYFAHQLPEKLLMGLFSALMVLVAWRMLQREKVEAGPSDHGAASWGQKNCMLNQQTGRLAWTAKCSATLAALGAVTGAVSGLLGVGGGFLIVPAFKQLTDVQMRGIVATSLMVISLISLIGVAGAMQAGVSIQPMGWVFIGASIVGMLVGRRLCSMVKARTLQVGFASLCVVVAAGMLLKAAL; this is translated from the coding sequence ATGCTGCTGGCGAGTATGTTGGGGGTGTTGATGGGCCTGGTCATGGGCCTGACGGGCGCGGGCGGCGGCATCCTCGGGGTGCCGGCGCTGGTGTTGGGGCTGGGGTTGAGCATGACCCAGGCCGCGCCGGTGTCATTGCTCGCAGTGGGGGCGGCGGCAGCGGTGGGGGCCATCGACGGCTTGCGCCATGGGCTGGTGCGCTACCGCGCCGCGCTGTTGATCGCGCTGCTCGGCGCGTTGTTCTCGCCGCTGGGGGTGTATTTCGCCCACCAGTTGCCGGAGAAACTGCTGATGGGCCTGTTCAGCGCGCTGATGGTGCTGGTGGCCTGGCGCATGTTGCAGCGTGAAAAGGTCGAAGCCGGGCCGAGTGACCACGGCGCCGCCTCCTGGGGCCAGAAGAACTGCATGCTCAACCAGCAGACCGGGCGCCTGGCGTGGACCGCCAAATGCAGCGCCACCCTGGCGGCGCTCGGTGCGGTGACCGGCGCGGTGTCGGGCCTGCTCGGCGTGGGCGGCGGCTTTTTGATCGTGCCGGCGTTCAAGCAGCTCACCGATGTGCAGATGCGCGGCATCGTCGCCACCTCGTTGATGGTGATCAGCCTGATTTCGTTGATCGGCGTGGCGGGCGCTATGCAGGCGGGCGTCAGCATCCAGCCGATGGGCTGGGTGTTCATTGGCGCGAGTATCGTCGGCATGCTGGTTGGCCGCCGGCTGTGTTCGATGGTCAAGGCGCGCACCCTGCAAGTGGGCTTTGCCAGCCTGTGTGTGGTGGTCGCCGCTGGCATGTTGCTAAAGGCTGCGCTCTGA
- a CDS encoding MFS transporter, producing the protein MDKYTPHTWQPHERPSLPGSPSTPLHSTPRRWLFALVGVLVAITGGLGNALVIANLQYLQGALGATTAEMAWLPAAYVMTNVCMNLLLVKFRQQFGLRAFTEVFLVLYALVTFGHLFVNDLSSAIAVRAAHGMVGAALSSLGLYYMIQAFPAKWRLKALVLGLGTAQLALPLARLFSEDLLQIAEWRGLYLFELGMALICLGCVFLLKLPPGDRFKTFEKLDFLTFAILATGVALLCAVLSLGRIDWWLEAPWIGIASACSLVLIMAGLAIEHNRANPMLMTRWLGSGVMIRLALAVVLIRMVLSEQSTGAVGFMQMLNMSYQQMHTLYVVMLAGAIAGLAVSALTINPAHLLMPLVISLAFMATGSVMDSFSSNLTRPENLYVSQFLLGFGGTFFLGPTMVLGTKNVLTNPRNLVSFSVMFGICQNLGGLIGAALLGTFQIVREKYHSSMITEHLTLLDPRVAARVQSGGSAYGGVIADPELRNLMGIRSLATAATREANVMAYNDVFMLIAIIAILTMIWIFIRSLWLMSTTKAAAPPVQPSGVTQ; encoded by the coding sequence ATGGATAAATACACCCCCCACACCTGGCAGCCCCACGAGCGGCCGAGCCTGCCCGGCTCGCCGTCGACGCCGCTGCATTCCACGCCCAGGCGCTGGCTGTTTGCGCTGGTGGGCGTGCTGGTGGCGATCACCGGGGGGCTGGGTAACGCGCTGGTGATCGCCAACCTGCAATACCTGCAAGGCGCACTGGGCGCGACCACCGCCGAAATGGCCTGGCTGCCCGCCGCCTATGTCATGACCAACGTGTGCATGAACCTGCTGCTGGTGAAGTTTCGCCAGCAGTTCGGCTTGCGGGCGTTCACCGAAGTGTTCCTGGTGCTGTATGCGCTGGTGACCTTCGGCCATTTATTCGTCAACGACCTCAGCTCGGCGATTGCGGTGCGCGCGGCCCACGGCATGGTCGGCGCGGCCCTGAGTTCGCTGGGTTTGTACTACATGATTCAGGCGTTCCCGGCCAAATGGCGTTTAAAAGCGCTGGTGCTGGGGCTGGGCACTGCGCAGCTTGCGTTGCCCCTGGCGCGGCTGTTCTCCGAAGATTTGCTGCAAATCGCTGAGTGGCGCGGCCTGTACCTGTTTGAACTGGGTATGGCACTGATTTGCCTGGGCTGCGTGTTCCTGCTCAAGCTGCCGCCCGGCGACCGTTTCAAAACCTTCGAAAAACTCGACTTCCTGACCTTCGCCATCCTCGCCACCGGCGTGGCGTTGCTCTGCGCGGTGCTGTCGCTGGGGCGCATCGACTGGTGGCTGGAGGCGCCGTGGATCGGCATCGCCTCAGCCTGCTCGCTGGTGCTGATCATGGCCGGCCTGGCCATCGAGCATAACCGCGCCAACCCGATGTTGATGACACGCTGGCTGGGCAGCGGCGTGATGATCCGCCTGGCGCTGGCGGTGGTGCTGATTCGCATGGTGCTGTCGGAACAGTCCACCGGCGCCGTGGGCTTCATGCAGATGCTGAACATGAGTTATCAGCAGATGCACACGCTGTACGTGGTGATGCTGGCCGGGGCGATTGCGGGGCTTGCGGTCAGCGCACTGACCATCAACCCCGCGCACCTGCTGATGCCGCTGGTGATCTCATTGGCCTTCATGGCCACGGGCTCGGTGATGGACAGTTTCTCCAGCAACCTGACCCGGCCGGAAAACCTGTATGTCAGCCAGTTCCTGCTGGGGTTTGGCGGCACGTTCTTCCTCGGCCCGACCATGGTGCTGGGCACGAAAAACGTGCTGACCAACCCGCGCAACCTGGTGAGTTTTTCGGTGATGTTCGGCATTTGCCAGAACCTCGGCGGCCTGATCGGTGCGGCCTTGCTCGGCACCTTTCAGATCGTGCGCGAGAAATACCATTCGAGCATGATCACCGAGCACCTGACCCTGCTCGACCCGCGTGTGGCCGCACGCGTTCAGAGCGGCGGCTCGGCCTATGGCGGCGTCATCGCCGACCCCGAACTGCGCAACCTCATGGGTATCCGCAGCCTGGCCACAGCGGCCACCCGCGAGGCGAACGTGATGGCCTACAACGATGTCTTCATGTTGATTGCGATCATCGCGATCCTGACCATGATCTGGATCTTCATCCGCAGCCTGTGGCTGATGAGTACCACCAAAGCAGCAGCCCCTCCCGTTCAACCCAGCGGCGTGACTCAATGA
- a CDS encoding HlyD family secretion protein, with protein sequence MTETTTTTNAVASTPEGTPPAGSTVTEPRSLRVRIVSTLGFAAIAIVGVLIVLYAWQLPPFSSAVETTENALVRGQVTIIGPQLSGYVFEVPVQDFQYVKAGDLLVRLDDRIYKQRLDQALAQLAVQKAGLANVVQQRNSAEATIKLRQAALADSEAQARKSTADLRRNEELISDGSVSKRELDVTRAANAQTIAAVAQAQASLEIARQDLQTVIVNRGSLEAAVANADAAVELARIDLSNTRITAPRDGQLGQIGVRLGAYVNSGAQLMALVPPQLWVIANMKETQMDNVQVGQPVTFTVDALNHRKFHGTVQHISPATGSEFSLLQADNATGNFVKIAQRVPVRITVDPDQAESERLRPGLSVVVSIDTAGRLKNSPP encoded by the coding sequence ATGACCGAAACCACCACTACCACCAATGCCGTCGCCTCCACCCCTGAAGGCACACCACCCGCAGGGTCAACCGTGACTGAGCCGCGCTCGTTGCGGGTGCGCATTGTCTCCACGCTGGGCTTTGCCGCGATTGCCATCGTCGGCGTGCTGATCGTGTTGTACGCCTGGCAATTGCCGCCGTTCAGCAGCGCGGTAGAGACCACCGAAAATGCTCTGGTGCGCGGGCAGGTGACGATTATCGGCCCGCAACTGAGCGGCTATGTGTTCGAAGTGCCGGTGCAGGATTTCCAGTACGTGAAGGCCGGCGACCTGCTGGTGCGTCTGGATGACCGCATCTACAAGCAGCGCCTCGACCAGGCGCTGGCGCAACTGGCGGTGCAAAAGGCCGGGCTGGCCAACGTGGTGCAGCAGCGCAACAGTGCCGAGGCCACCATCAAACTGCGCCAGGCCGCGTTGGCCGACAGCGAAGCCCAGGCACGCAAGAGCACGGCGGACCTGCGTCGCAATGAAGAACTGATCAGCGACGGTTCGGTGTCCAAGCGCGAGCTGGACGTGACCCGCGCCGCCAACGCGCAGACCATCGCCGCCGTGGCCCAGGCCCAGGCCAGCCTGGAGATTGCGCGGCAGGACCTGCAGACGGTGATCGTCAACCGCGGCTCACTGGAAGCGGCCGTGGCGAATGCTGATGCGGCAGTGGAGCTGGCGCGTATCGACCTGTCCAACACGCGCATCACCGCCCCGCGTGACGGCCAGTTGGGGCAGATTGGCGTGCGGCTGGGCGCCTACGTGAATTCCGGCGCGCAACTGATGGCGCTGGTGCCGCCGCAGTTGTGGGTGATTGCCAACATGAAAGAAACCCAGATGGATAACGTGCAGGTCGGCCAGCCGGTGACCTTCACCGTGGATGCGCTGAACCACCGCAAGTTTCACGGCACGGTGCAGCATATTTCCCCGGCGACCGGCTCGGAGTTCAGCCTGTTGCAGGCGGACAATGCGACCGGCAACTTTGTGAAGATCGCCCAGCGTGTGCCGGTGAGGATTACCGTGGACCCGGATCAGGCCGAGAGCGAGCGGTTGCGGCCGGGGTTGTCGGTGGTGGTGAGTATCGACACGGCGGGGCGGCTGAAAAACAGCCCGCCCTGA
- a CDS encoding aldose 1-epimerase, which produces MLELSDHLTHLTLAPATGGSIVNWTVIATGQPLLRHSDEQAVNTGLPGKLGCYPLAPWSNRIAEGGFNNPDGWLALEQNSLLDPLPIHGSAWQQAWQVVSQTADEVVLAVECETPFAYRAEQRFSLSDGVLSITLRVTHLAEKPAWHGLGLHPYLPRRPGTRLQAKASQVWMSDASKLPTALAPIPADWDFQQLKSLPDRLVDNGFCAWDGHCRVEQPELGYALECQASGADYFLLFCPPAFEFFCIEPVSHPVNAHHLPGRPGLKLLEQGQSTQLEFRMKYVPIVGAGLCGEGACSRSGA; this is translated from the coding sequence ATGCTGGAACTCTCAGATCATTTAACCCACCTCACCCTGGCCCCCGCCACCGGCGGCAGCATCGTCAACTGGACCGTCATCGCCACCGGCCAGCCGCTGCTGCGCCACAGTGACGAGCAGGCCGTGAACACCGGGTTGCCGGGCAAACTGGGCTGCTACCCGCTGGCGCCCTGGTCCAACCGGATTGCCGAAGGCGGTTTCAACAACCCGGACGGCTGGCTGGCGCTGGAGCAAAACAGCCTGCTCGACCCGCTGCCGATTCACGGTTCGGCGTGGCAGCAAGCGTGGCAAGTGGTCAGCCAGACGGCGGATGAAGTGGTGCTGGCAGTGGAATGCGAGACGCCTTTCGCCTACCGCGCCGAGCAACGTTTCAGCTTGAGTGACGGGGTGTTGAGCATCACCTTGCGCGTCACCCATCTGGCGGAAAAACCGGCGTGGCACGGGCTGGGTCTGCACCCCTACTTGCCACGCAGGCCCGGTACGCGGTTGCAGGCCAAGGCTTCACAGGTATGGATGAGTGATGCGTCCAAATTGCCCACTGCCCTGGCGCCGATACCGGCCGACTGGGACTTCCAACAACTCAAAAGCCTGCCCGACAGGCTGGTGGACAACGGCTTCTGCGCGTGGGACGGGCATTGCCGGGTTGAACAGCCGGAGCTGGGTTATGCGCTGGAATGCCAGGCCAGCGGCGCGGATTACTTCCTGCTGTTCTGCCCGCCGGCGTTCGAGTTCTTTTGTATCGAGCCGGTGAGCCATCCGGTGAATGCCCACCATTTGCCCGGACGACCGGGGCTGAAATTGCTGGAACAGGGCCAGTCAACCCAGCTCGAATTCCGCATGAAATACGTTCCCATTGTGGGAGCTGGCTTATGTGGCGAGGGAGCTTGCTCCCGCTCGGGTGCGTAG
- a CDS encoding TRAP transporter large permease, giving the protein MDALILLGSFIALILIGMPVAYALGLSALIGAWWIDIPFQALMIQVAGGVNKFSLMAIPFFVLAGAIMAEGGMSRRLVAFAGVLVGFVRGGLSLVNIMASTFFGAISGSSVADTASVGSVLIPEMERRGYPREFATAVTISGSVQALLTPPSHNSVLYSLAAGGTVSIASLFMAGVVPGLLMSACLMVLCLIFARKRDYPKGEVIPLKQALKICADALWGLMAMVIILGGILSGIFTATESAAIAVLWAFFVTMFIYRDYKWRELPKLMHRTVRTISIVMILIAFAASFGYIMTLMQIPAKITTLFLTLSDNRYVILMCINAMLLLLGTVMDMAPLILILTPILLPVILGIGVDPVHFGMIMLVNLGIGLITPPVGAVLFVGAAVGKTTIEKTVKALLPFYGVLFLVLMAVTYIPALSLWLPGLVL; this is encoded by the coding sequence ATGGACGCATTGATTCTGTTGGGCAGCTTTATCGCCTTGATCCTGATCGGCATGCCGGTGGCCTACGCCCTCGGGCTGTCGGCGCTGATTGGCGCGTGGTGGATCGACATCCCGTTCCAGGCCCTGATGATCCAGGTGGCGGGCGGGGTGAACAAGTTTTCGCTGATGGCGATTCCGTTCTTCGTGCTCGCCGGGGCGATCATGGCCGAGGGCGGCATGTCGCGCCGTCTGGTGGCGTTTGCCGGGGTGTTGGTGGGCTTTGTGCGCGGCGGTTTGTCGCTGGTCAACATCATGGCCTCGACGTTTTTCGGCGCGATTTCCGGTTCGTCGGTGGCGGATACGGCCTCGGTCGGCTCGGTGCTGATTCCGGAAATGGAACGCCGCGGCTATCCCCGCGAGTTCGCAACCGCGGTGACCATCAGCGGCTCGGTGCAGGCATTGTTGACGCCACCCAGCCATAACTCGGTGCTCTACTCGCTGGCGGCCGGCGGCACCGTGTCCATCGCCTCGCTGTTCATGGCCGGCGTGGTGCCGGGCTTGCTGATGAGCGCGTGCCTGATGGTGCTGTGCCTGATCTTCGCCAGGAAGCGCGACTACCCCAAGGGCGAGGTCATCCCGCTCAAACAAGCCCTGAAAATCTGCGCCGACGCGCTGTGGGGCCTGATGGCCATGGTGATCATCCTCGGCGGCATTCTCTCAGGCATTTTCACCGCCACCGAATCCGCCGCGATTGCCGTGTTGTGGGCATTCTTCGTGACCATGTTCATCTACCGCGACTACAAATGGCGCGAGCTGCCCAAGCTGATGCACCGCACGGTGCGCACCATTTCCATCGTGATGATCCTGATCGCCTTCGCCGCGAGCTTCGGCTACATCATGACGCTGATGCAGATTCCGGCGAAGATCACCACGCTGTTTCTGACCCTGTCGGACAACCGCTATGTGATCCTGATGTGCATCAACGCCATGCTGCTGTTGCTGGGCACGGTGATGGACATGGCGCCGCTGATCCTGATTCTCACGCCGATATTGCTGCCGGTGATTCTCGGCATCGGCGTCGACCCCGTGCATTTCGGCATGATCATGCTGGTCAACCTCGGCATCGGCCTGATCACCCCGCCGGTGGGCGCGGTGCTGTTCGTCGGCGCGGCGGTGGGCAAAACCACCATCGAGAAAACCGTGAAGGCGCTGCTGCCGTTTTATGGCGTATTGTTCCTGGTGCTGATGGCGGTGACCTACATTCCCGCGCTGTCGCTGTGGCTGCCGGGCCTGGTGTTGTAA
- a CDS encoding TRAP transporter small permease produces MKNLLLRFNDRLYMTCIWVAGLSVLGVALIIPWGIFARYILGTGSSWPEPTAILLMLVFTFIGAAASYRAGAHMSVAMITDRLPPTQRRLVGIVSQLLMATICLFMTVWGTKLCLSTWNQFMSAIPTLRVGITYMPIPIGGLLTLVFVLEKLLLGDQSQRRVVRFDLVEESEGAA; encoded by the coding sequence ATGAAGAATTTACTGCTGCGCTTCAATGACCGGCTGTACATGACCTGCATCTGGGTCGCCGGCCTCTCGGTACTGGGGGTCGCGCTGATCATTCCCTGGGGCATCTTCGCCCGCTACATCCTCGGCACCGGCTCAAGCTGGCCGGAGCCCACCGCCATCCTGCTGATGCTGGTATTCACCTTTATCGGCGCCGCCGCCAGCTACCGCGCCGGCGCACACATGTCGGTGGCGATGATCACCGACCGCCTGCCACCCACTCAGCGCCGCCTCGTCGGCATCGTTTCCCAACTGTTGATGGCGACCATTTGTCTGTTCATGACGGTGTGGGGCACCAAGTTGTGCCTGTCCACCTGGAACCAGTTCATGAGCGCCATCCCCACCTTGCGCGTGGGCATCACCTACATGCCGATCCCGATTGGCGGGCTGTTGACCCTGGTGTTCGTGCTGGAAAAACTCCTGCTCGGCGATCAAAGCCAGCGGCGCGTGGTGCGCTTTGACCTGGTTGAAGAAAGCGAAGGAGCCGCCTGA
- a CDS encoding TRAP transporter substrate-binding protein, whose translation MDFKRTLLAAALATLASAAHALEIKIADIHPAGYPTVVAQENMGKALTKESNGELTFKYFPGGVLGSEKEVVEQAQVGAIQMARVSLGIVGPVVPDVNVFNLPFVFRDQAHMRKVIDGEIGDEILAKITDSEFGLVALAWMDGGTRNIYTKKPVRSIADLKGMKIRVQGNPLFIDAFNEMGANGIAMDTGEIFSALQTGVIDGAENNPPTLLEHNHFQNAKFYTLTEHLILPEPIVMSKITWNKLTPAQQVMVKNAAKAAQADERVLWDAKSASSETKLKAAGVEFITVDKKPFYDATAPVRAKYGAAYADIIQRIDAVE comes from the coding sequence ATGGACTTCAAACGCACCTTGCTCGCTGCTGCACTCGCTACCCTCGCCAGCGCCGCCCATGCGCTGGAAATCAAAATTGCCGACATCCACCCCGCCGGCTACCCCACCGTCGTCGCCCAGGAAAACATGGGCAAGGCCCTGACCAAAGAAAGCAACGGCGAACTGACCTTCAAGTACTTTCCGGGCGGCGTGCTCGGCTCCGAGAAAGAAGTGGTCGAACAAGCCCAGGTCGGCGCGATCCAGATGGCCCGGGTCAGCCTCGGCATCGTCGGGCCGGTGGTGCCGGACGTGAACGTGTTCAACCTGCCCTTCGTGTTCCGCGACCAGGCGCACATGCGCAAAGTCATCGACGGCGAGATTGGCGATGAAATCCTCGCGAAAATCACAGACTCGGAGTTCGGCCTGGTCGCCCTGGCCTGGATGGACGGCGGCACGCGCAATATCTACACCAAGAAACCGGTGCGCTCGATCGCAGACCTCAAGGGCATGAAAATTCGTGTGCAGGGCAACCCACTGTTCATCGACGCCTTCAATGAAATGGGGGCCAACGGCATCGCCATGGACACCGGCGAAATCTTTAGCGCCCTGCAAACCGGTGTGATCGACGGCGCGGAAAACAACCCGCCCACCCTGCTCGAACACAACCATTTCCAGAACGCGAAGTTCTACACCCTCACCGAACACCTGATCCTGCCCGAGCCCATCGTGATGTCGAAAATCACCTGGAACAAGCTCACCCCCGCGCAGCAAGTCATGGTGAAAAACGCCGCCAAGGCCGCCCAGGCCGACGAGCGCGTGCTGTGGGACGCCAAGTCCGCCAGCAGCGAGACCAAGCTCAAGGCCGCCGGCGTCGAGTTCATCACCGTCGACAAAAAACCCTTCTATGACGCCACGGCCCCGGTCCGCGCCAAATACGGTGCGGCCTACGCCGACATCATCCAGCGCATCGACGCCGTCGAGTAA